One genomic region from Macellibacteroides fermentans encodes:
- the nadC gene encoding carboxylating nicotinate-nucleotide diphosphorylase, whose protein sequence is MDQLIDELIKLAFAEDVGDGDHTTLSCIPETAMGRSQLIIKEDGVLAGVEMAKRIFHHFDPSLKVTVFIQDGTEVKVGDIALTVEGKVQSLLQTERLMLNVMQRMSGIATTTRKYVKALEGTKTRVLDTRKTTPGMRMIEKEAVKIGGGVNHRIGLFDMILLKDNHVDFAGGITQAITRAQDYLKAKGKDLKIEIEVRNFDELEEAMRVGGIDRIMLDNFNIENTKEAVRRIAGRFETESSGGITFATLRDYAECGVDYISVGALTHSVKSLDMSLKAF, encoded by the coding sequence ATGGATCAATTGATAGACGAACTTATTAAGTTGGCTTTTGCCGAAGATGTGGGCGACGGCGATCATACTACCCTCTCCTGTATACCTGAAACCGCCATGGGCAGGTCTCAGTTAATCATTAAAGAAGACGGTGTTTTGGCAGGTGTTGAAATGGCAAAACGTATTTTTCATCATTTCGACCCAAGTCTGAAGGTTACTGTATTTATCCAGGACGGTACGGAAGTGAAGGTGGGAGACATTGCGCTGACGGTTGAAGGTAAAGTTCAATCGCTTTTGCAGACCGAACGCCTGATGCTGAACGTTATGCAGCGAATGAGCGGTATTGCCACCACTACCCGTAAGTACGTAAAAGCGCTGGAAGGAACCAAAACACGTGTACTGGATACCCGTAAAACAACTCCGGGTATGCGAATGATAGAGAAAGAGGCTGTAAAGATTGGCGGAGGCGTAAATCACCGCATCGGACTTTTCGATATGATTTTACTTAAGGATAATCACGTTGATTTTGCCGGTGGAATCACTCAGGCAATTACCCGTGCCCAGGATTACCTGAAAGCAAAAGGCAAGGATTTAAAAATTGAGATTGAAGTACGTAATTTCGACGAGCTTGAAGAGGCCATGCGTGTAGGTGGTATTGACCGTATCATGCTTGACAATTTCAACATCGAAAATACCAAGGAGGCGGTTCGCCGTATTGCCGGCCGTTTCGAGACCGAATCGTCGGGAGGTATCACCTTCGCAACACTGCGTGACTATGCAGAATGTGGCGTCGACTATATCTCGGTTGGTGCCCTCACCCACTCTGTAAAGAGTCTGGACATGAGTTTGAAGGCTTTCTAA
- a CDS encoding DUF4783 domain-containing protein, whose protein sequence is MRRITMMLALLVLSLGLYAANVNPIATAFTNGNASALENNMDKEVDLSLPSLTKSCPGSEAIQLLSNFFSANKPSGFTVVHQAEKKTTGFYVGKLSCGQFSYRVNITYKIAGDSILIQSIRIE, encoded by the coding sequence ATGAGAAGAATAACTATGATGTTGGCATTATTGGTTCTTTCACTGGGTCTTTATGCCGCAAATGTGAATCCTATTGCTACAGCTTTTACCAACGGGAATGCCTCTGCTCTGGAAAATAATATGGACAAAGAGGTGGACCTGTCACTGCCTTCGCTAACGAAAAGCTGTCCGGGCTCGGAAGCCATCCAATTATTGTCCAATTTCTTTTCTGCCAATAAGCCCAGCGGCTTTACGGTGGTGCATCAGGCGGAAAAGAAGACTACCGGCTTTTATGTTGGAAAACTGTCTTGCGGTCAGTTTAGTTACCGCGTGAACATTACCTACAAAATTGCAGGTGATTCAATTTTAATTCAATCAATCAGAATAGAATAG
- the rlmH gene encoding 23S rRNA (pseudouridine(1915)-N(3))-methyltransferase RlmH — MKISLIVIGKTDASYFVDAINEYKNRLVHYIPFEMEIIPDIKNVKNLREEQQKEKEGELILKMLQPGDYLVLLDEHGKSFTSMEFATYLERKMHVVSKRLVFVIGGPYGFSEAVYKAASEKISLSKMTFSHQMIRLIFVEQIYRAMTILNNEPYHHE, encoded by the coding sequence ATGAAGATTTCACTTATTGTAATTGGTAAAACGGATGCCTCCTATTTTGTGGATGCAATTAACGAATACAAGAACAGATTGGTTCATTATATCCCTTTCGAGATGGAGATTATTCCGGATATAAAGAACGTAAAGAATTTAAGGGAAGAACAACAGAAGGAGAAAGAAGGCGAGCTGATTTTAAAGATGTTACAGCCCGGAGATTACCTGGTTTTGCTTGATGAACATGGTAAGTCTTTTACCTCCATGGAGTTTGCAACCTACCTCGAGCGGAAGATGCATGTAGTATCCAAGAGGTTGGTCTTTGTGATTGGAGGACCTTATGGATTTAGCGAGGCAGTCTACAAAGCCGCTTCCGAAAAGATATCGCTTAGCAAAATGACCTTTTCACATCAAATGATACGGCTTATTTTTGTGGAGCAGATTTACCGGGCCATGACCATCCTTAACAACGAACCCTATCACCACGAATAA